In Aminobacterium sp. MB27-C1, a single genomic region encodes these proteins:
- a CDS encoding PEP/pyruvate-binding domain-containing protein yields the protein MSYQEFDPIPVYRHYKRLIGTGKVGGKAKGLAFAHTIITGSTFESFVDLPPINYVITTDIFQEFVEDNLIKKILADAIDAAPESSEEDGAEYIFAVVSEAFRNGKVRESFKKNLISVIEEIGDIPLAIRSSSLLEDSKKLSFAGKYGTRFSANTGSIEERYEKIELAIREVWASLYNPAARAYRKKHGFCDENEAMAVIIQPVMGKPHGNMFYPEIAGTVFSKVYRRPSTRIKKDDGIMRYCFGMGTRTVDRAKACQVFLSHPSLRPQGNQPEDIAQTSQIEFDFVDRNRGEFTTANVGDHLSFILKEHPMASSFIEIYCDNLLYWAGSSLGRKDGLPLFTFSSFPQRHPKFFSRMKDLAHFLEESMGMPVDFEFTYDTASEQLFIVQLRPLAAYEEMAKVRIPEVREDQIILRGNRMVSNGRLEHIKHIVYVDPYLYGKDDTFYQVAREIGRINEKLAGTNYILVGPGRWGSSNPKLGTPVRYNEICNCGCLIEVGITEKNYTPELSYGTHFFLDLDNDGILYLPVFSGFKDNIFNHEWFNTAPYEQKRHPAVRFYTGDFSVFLDGDKEKGVIIVNE from the coding sequence ATGTCATATCAAGAATTTGATCCCATTCCTGTTTATAGGCATTATAAAAGACTTATAGGCACAGGTAAGGTGGGAGGTAAGGCCAAAGGGTTAGCCTTTGCTCATACCATCATAACAGGCAGCACCTTCGAATCCTTTGTGGATCTGCCTCCTATAAACTACGTGATAACAACAGACATTTTTCAAGAATTTGTCGAGGATAATTTGATTAAAAAAATTCTTGCTGACGCAATTGATGCCGCTCCTGAAAGTAGTGAGGAAGACGGTGCTGAATATATCTTTGCCGTTGTTTCAGAAGCTTTTCGAAACGGAAAGGTCAGAGAGTCTTTCAAAAAAAACCTAATTAGTGTAATAGAAGAGATTGGAGACATTCCTCTGGCTATTCGTTCAAGCTCTCTTCTCGAAGACTCAAAAAAACTCTCTTTTGCAGGTAAGTACGGAACTCGTTTTTCTGCCAATACAGGGTCTATAGAAGAACGTTACGAAAAAATTGAGCTGGCTATACGGGAAGTTTGGGCGTCTCTTTACAATCCCGCTGCACGGGCATACAGGAAAAAACATGGTTTCTGCGACGAAAATGAAGCAATGGCCGTGATTATTCAACCCGTGATGGGAAAGCCTCACGGGAACATGTTTTATCCCGAAATAGCAGGAACTGTCTTTTCTAAAGTGTATAGAAGACCATCTACTCGCATAAAAAAAGATGATGGTATTATGCGCTATTGTTTCGGTATGGGAACTCGAACAGTAGACAGGGCAAAAGCATGTCAGGTTTTCTTGTCTCACCCCTCTCTGCGCCCTCAGGGGAACCAACCAGAAGATATTGCACAAACGAGCCAGATTGAATTTGACTTTGTTGACCGTAACAGAGGTGAATTTACAACAGCAAACGTAGGAGATCATCTTTCTTTTATTTTAAAAGAACATCCTATGGCTTCATCCTTTATAGAAATTTACTGTGATAATCTTCTATATTGGGCAGGATCAAGTCTTGGAAGAAAAGATGGATTACCTCTTTTTACATTTTCATCCTTTCCTCAAAGACATCCTAAATTTTTCTCTCGCATGAAGGATCTCGCTCACTTTTTGGAAGAATCTATGGGAATGCCTGTCGATTTCGAGTTTACCTACGACACAGCAAGTGAGCAATTGTTCATTGTACAGTTGCGTCCTTTAGCAGCCTATGAAGAAATGGCAAAAGTACGCATTCCAGAGGTCAGAGAAGATCAGATCATACTTAGAGGGAACAGAATGGTCAGCAATGGCCGTCTTGAACATATAAAACATATTGTATATGTAGACCCATATTTATATGGCAAAGATGACACTTTTTATCAAGTTGCCCGAGAAATAGGGCGAATTAATGAAAAACTCGCCGGAACTAACTATATTTTGGTGGGTCCTGGTCGATGGGGAAGTTCAAACCCCAAATTGGGAACACCAGTACGTTACAACGAAATCTGTAATTGCGGCTGTCTCATAGAAGTCGGAATCACAGAAAAAAACTATACACCTGAACTCTCTTATGGAACTCATTTCTTTTTAGATCTCGATAACGATGGAATTCTTTATTTACCTGTTTTTTCCGGTTTCAAAGACAACATCTTTAATCATGAATGGTTTAACACTGCTCCATACGAACAAAAGAGACACCCTGCTGTTCGATTTTACACTGGAGATTTTTCTGTTTTTTTGGATGGTGACAAGGAAAAGGGCGTTATCATAGTAAATGAATAA
- a CDS encoding Glu/Leu/Phe/Val dehydrogenase — protein MSVVKRTSSNVLLDTALNNFYAAAEEMGLEDGLIEILSHSERKLAVSIPVEMDDGTVKVFEGYRVQHSSAIGPSKGGVRFHPEVCLDECEALGMMMTWKCSLAGIPYGGGKGGVCCDPLEMSKREKERVARTYAARIEPMVGAWTDVPAPDVNTGGPEMVWFMDTISKMRGRLEPAIFTGKPIGMWGSKGRTAATGYGVATCALELFKALKKDVKGATFAIQGFGNVGTYAAKTLQDAGGKVVGISDITGTYYCKDGIDIDKAMNYVQNVHPKRLLEGYEQPGLEKMGLTDILFLDVDLFIPAALEGVINEKNADKVKAKYIVEAANGPLTPGGDAILDEKGVMIVPDFLANSGGVIGSYFEWAQDLGGYFWSIEEYNERLISIMKGNFAKVWDYSQEKNVRMRRAAFMAAIQRVADAVRMRGIFL, from the coding sequence ATGTCCGTGGTTAAGCGTACGTCCTCTAATGTGCTCCTTGACACAGCTCTGAACAACTTTTATGCAGCAGCTGAAGAGATGGGTCTTGAAGATGGACTTATCGAAATTTTAAGTCATTCCGAAAGGAAATTAGCGGTTTCTATTCCAGTGGAGATGGATGACGGTACAGTCAAAGTTTTTGAAGGCTATCGTGTACAGCACTCCTCGGCTATAGGGCCATCCAAGGGCGGAGTCCGTTTCCATCCGGAAGTTTGCCTTGATGAATGTGAAGCTCTTGGAATGATGATGACCTGGAAATGTTCCTTGGCTGGTATTCCTTACGGCGGCGGCAAGGGTGGAGTTTGCTGCGATCCTCTCGAAATGTCAAAACGAGAGAAAGAGCGTGTGGCAAGAACATATGCTGCTCGTATAGAGCCCATGGTTGGTGCATGGACAGACGTTCCTGCTCCAGACGTGAACACAGGTGGTCCCGAGATGGTATGGTTCATGGATACCATCAGCAAAATGAGAGGCCGTCTTGAGCCTGCGATTTTTACAGGTAAACCCATAGGCATGTGGGGTTCAAAGGGCCGTACAGCAGCAACAGGTTACGGTGTTGCTACATGTGCTCTTGAGCTTTTCAAGGCTTTGAAAAAAGACGTAAAAGGCGCTACTTTTGCAATTCAGGGCTTTGGTAATGTTGGAACCTACGCAGCCAAGACCTTGCAGGATGCCGGCGGAAAAGTAGTTGGTATCAGCGATATTACAGGAACATACTATTGTAAAGATGGTATTGATATCGATAAGGCTATGAACTATGTACAGAACGTTCATCCAAAGAGACTTCTTGAAGGTTACGAGCAGCCTGGCCTTGAGAAGATGGGTCTTACCGATATTCTTTTCCTTGATGTCGATCTCTTTATCCCAGCCGCTCTTGAGGGCGTTATCAATGAAAAGAACGCAGATAAAGTAAAGGCAAAATATATTGTTGAAGCAGCTAACGGCCCTCTCACTCCAGGAGGAGACGCAATTCTTGATGAAAAAGGCGTAATGATTGTTCCTGACTTCCTTGCCAACTCCGGTGGCGTTATCGGATCTTACTTTGAGTGGGCTCAGGATCTTGGTGGATATTTCTGGAGCATCGAAGAGTACAACGAGCGTCTGATCAGCATTATGAAGGGCAACTTTGCGAAAGTCTGGGACTATTCTCAGGAGAAGAACGTAAGAATGCGTCGCGCAGCCTTTATGGCAGCGATTCAGAGAGTTGCAGATGCTGTTCGTATGAGAGGTATTTTCCTTTAG
- a CDS encoding RluA family pseudouridine synthase — protein sequence MSYTFTVSEHHDGRRLDKVIRTLWPTLPLGAMMKGIRKGLVRVDGKKVACSVRLEEGQSVYVPWERPEEHNHSFAMQKNEKKKTTERRIPLAVVYKDQFLMVLNKRAGLLVQPDESGEESLIEQVWAEVPPEEDFRACAVHRLDRNTTGLVVVALHGQAVRELQRAFRDDDVRKTYLVAVYGKTPQEGDITLPLLKDRDKNIVKVDPSGQVAHTHFEKIAGDDKYSLLKVHLLTGRSHQIRVHLASLNYPVVGDVKYGASTVNKEWYRRIHLSHPLLHAWSISFHNMKAPLEYLEGRVFPAEPDNLFYKFLQIKGWQKYCKGV from the coding sequence ATGTCTTATACCTTTACTGTTTCCGAGCATCATGACGGAAGAAGGTTGGATAAAGTCATTCGAACATTGTGGCCAACTCTTCCCCTTGGAGCAATGATGAAGGGAATTAGAAAAGGGCTTGTTCGAGTAGATGGGAAAAAGGTTGCGTGCTCTGTTCGTTTGGAGGAGGGACAATCTGTTTATGTCCCTTGGGAGAGGCCAGAAGAACATAATCATAGTTTCGCAATGCAAAAAAATGAAAAGAAAAAGACAACAGAGAGAAGAATTCCCCTTGCTGTTGTTTATAAAGATCAATTTCTTATGGTTCTTAACAAAAGAGCTGGCCTTCTTGTTCAACCTGACGAAAGTGGAGAAGAGAGTCTTATTGAGCAGGTTTGGGCAGAAGTGCCTCCCGAAGAAGATTTTCGTGCCTGTGCCGTACATCGTCTTGATCGGAATACAACTGGTCTTGTTGTAGTGGCTCTTCATGGGCAGGCAGTGAGGGAGCTTCAAAGAGCTTTTAGGGATGATGATGTACGAAAAACATATTTAGTTGCAGTATATGGAAAAACGCCTCAGGAAGGAGATATTACATTGCCCTTGCTTAAAGATAGGGATAAAAATATTGTAAAAGTTGATCCTTCGGGGCAGGTGGCTCACACCCATTTTGAGAAGATAGCAGGAGATGACAAATATTCTCTTCTAAAGGTGCATTTATTGACGGGACGTTCTCACCAAATACGAGTGCATTTGGCCTCTTTGAATTACCCTGTCGTTGGCGATGTCAAATATGGAGCGTCTACTGTCAATAAAGAATGGTATAGGCGAATCCACCTGAGTCACCCTCTTCTTCATGCTTGGTCCATTTCCTTTCATAATATGAAAGCGCCTCTTGAGTATTTAGAGGGAAGAGTATTTCCTGCGGAGCCTGACAACCTTTTTTATAAGTTTTTGCAAATTAAGGGTTGGCAGAAATACTGCAAGGGGGTATAA
- a CDS encoding 3'-5' exoribonuclease YhaM family protein, translated as MAESGYLSTSSIKKLQKDNKFYCLGVVSKLISKKDKNNKTYWELSLMDSDGVIEGKIWGNAQWWDRRTDPQKTIDPLEWEEVSDLSGQTIGVLGQVSEFRGQLQYNFNAIYYVDQNQYPPHSFVQRSPFPLDEMEAEFGSLIDSCASPVHDFLKFVFSGIFWEQFKDWPAAVSHHHAYVSGLLEHTLGVARLACSMADASSKSGYGANRDLVVAGALLHDIGKVDSYKLSPAPEMTVEGTVIDHIVLGYHRLSRLVEEFGLEDKYASALGHIIVSHHGSKEFGSPVVPATPEAMIVSAADELDFKLYCWRDAVDQIDDGKEISEWNYSAQRRFWKWEQN; from the coding sequence GTGGCTGAATCAGGATATTTGAGTACTAGTTCGATTAAAAAACTACAAAAAGACAATAAATTTTATTGTCTCGGTGTTGTTAGCAAACTGATTTCTAAAAAGGACAAAAATAACAAAACATATTGGGAACTTTCTCTTATGGATAGCGACGGAGTTATCGAAGGGAAAATATGGGGCAATGCTCAGTGGTGGGATCGGAGAACGGATCCTCAGAAAACAATAGATCCCCTGGAATGGGAAGAAGTATCTGATCTCTCAGGTCAGACTATTGGAGTGCTGGGGCAAGTTTCCGAATTCCGGGGGCAGCTACAATACAACTTCAATGCTATTTATTATGTAGATCAAAATCAATATCCGCCTCATTCTTTTGTGCAAAGGTCACCGTTCCCTTTAGATGAGATGGAAGCTGAATTTGGGTCTCTTATTGATAGTTGTGCATCTCCAGTTCACGACTTCTTAAAATTTGTTTTTAGCGGTATTTTCTGGGAACAGTTTAAGGATTGGCCAGCGGCTGTTTCTCACCACCACGCCTATGTTTCCGGATTGCTAGAGCATACACTCGGTGTTGCGCGGTTGGCTTGTTCCATGGCTGATGCCAGTAGCAAATCAGGGTACGGGGCGAATCGAGATCTTGTTGTAGCAGGAGCTCTCCTTCACGATATTGGTAAAGTCGATTCGTATAAACTCTCTCCTGCTCCAGAAATGACGGTAGAGGGAACAGTTATAGATCACATTGTTTTGGGGTATCATCGTCTTTCTCGCCTCGTAGAAGAGTTTGGCCTCGAAGATAAATATGCATCAGCTTTAGGTCATATCATCGTAAGTCACCATGGAAGCAAAGAATTCGGATCTCCAGTCGTTCCTGCTACTCCAGAGGCGATGATTGTGTCAGCCGCAGATGAACTTGACTTTAAGCTCTATTGTTGGCGTGATGCTGTTGATCAGATTGACGATGGCAAAGAGATATCTGAATGGAACTACTCTGCTCAGCGGCGTTTCTGGAAATGGGAGCAAAATTAA
- a CDS encoding 2,3-bisphosphoglycerate-independent phosphoglycerate mutase: MISRMDLLQSLAIENEKKMVLLVMDGLGGLPGEDGLTELEKAKTPLMDRLAAESELGLLSMVDVGITPGSGPGHLSLFGYDPLTWSIGRGILEALGVGAHVGAGDICARGNFCTVDADGVILDRRAGRIPSEESARVVEKLQKEIKSIENVKVTFYPGREHRFVVVFSGENLSEEVNDADPQKEGLPMRWAEARNEKALRTEKIINAFIRKVWEVLKDENPANGCLLRGFSSAPHIPSLKELYKIKPMALATYPMYRGLARLVGMEIGNAGETLEQLFDAVGNYWKDYSYFYVHVKYTDSRGEDGNFAEKVKIIEEVDRLLPKILDLKPDVLAITGDHSTPSLLSGHSWHEVPLLLWSPFARRCNAVEFGEKACSAGTLGRMQGDKLIGLMMAHGLKLNKYGA, from the coding sequence ATGATTTCCCGTATGGATTTATTGCAATCATTAGCGATTGAGAACGAAAAAAAGATGGTTTTACTTGTTATGGACGGTCTTGGCGGACTTCCGGGGGAAGATGGTTTGACGGAGCTTGAAAAAGCAAAAACTCCTTTGATGGATCGTCTTGCCGCGGAATCCGAGCTAGGGCTTCTTTCTATGGTTGATGTAGGCATTACTCCAGGAAGCGGGCCGGGGCATCTTTCTCTTTTTGGATATGACCCATTGACATGGTCTATTGGCAGAGGAATTCTCGAAGCTCTTGGAGTAGGAGCCCATGTTGGGGCTGGGGACATTTGCGCTCGGGGAAATTTCTGCACGGTCGATGCTGATGGCGTTATTCTTGATAGACGGGCGGGGAGGATTCCTTCAGAGGAGAGTGCCCGAGTTGTTGAAAAGCTTCAGAAGGAAATAAAGAGTATAGAAAATGTGAAAGTAACATTTTATCCAGGTAGAGAGCACCGTTTCGTCGTTGTCTTTTCAGGAGAAAACCTTTCTGAGGAAGTAAATGACGCTGATCCACAAAAAGAAGGGCTCCCTATGCGCTGGGCAGAAGCACGTAATGAAAAAGCTCTTCGTACGGAAAAAATTATAAATGCTTTTATTAGAAAAGTATGGGAAGTTTTGAAGGATGAGAATCCTGCCAATGGTTGTTTGTTGAGAGGATTTTCTTCTGCCCCTCACATTCCGTCATTGAAGGAGCTTTATAAAATAAAACCTATGGCGTTGGCAACATATCCTATGTATAGAGGGCTTGCACGCTTGGTTGGCATGGAAATCGGAAATGCCGGAGAGACGCTGGAACAGTTATTTGACGCTGTTGGGAACTACTGGAAAGATTACTCGTATTTTTATGTTCATGTAAAATATACAGACAGCCGTGGAGAAGATGGTAACTTTGCTGAAAAGGTAAAAATTATAGAAGAAGTGGACCGTCTCTTGCCCAAAATTCTTGATTTGAAACCAGATGTGTTAGCTATTACTGGCGATCACAGCACGCCTTCCCTTCTTTCTGGTCACTCTTGGCATGAAGTTCCTCTTTTGTTGTGGAGCCCCTTTGCACGACGTTGCAATGCTGTAGAATTTGGAGAGAAAGCCTGCTCAGCAGGGACGTTGGGACGTATGCAGGGAGATAAACTTATTGGCCTTATGATGGCTCACGGTTTGAAGCTTAATAAATATGGTGCATAG
- a CDS encoding pyridoxal phosphate-dependent aminotransferase — protein MRFSNRITAMQSSPIRRLIPYADEAKAKGKKVYHLNIGQPDIKTPPSFLQAIKDFAQDVIAYSTSQGSNELRDAMRKYYESYDIHFERDHILVTNGGSEAIMFSIMATCDPGDEILIPEPFYANYNAFSRCVNVNIVPITTKAEEGFHLPPQEKIEAVITPKTRCILISNPGNPTGAIYTIEEMKMLADIAKKHDLYIIADEVYREFVYDGLKYTSFGNLPDVEDRVIIVDSVSKRYSACGARIGCIASKNEALMKEILKLCQGRLCVPTIEQVGATALYSTPVSYLEDVNKEYQTRRDTLYNALKEIPGVICEQPKGAFYVVVKMPVDDAEKFVIWMLLNYDINGETMMAAPAEGFYGTPGLGKNEARLAYVLNNEDLVKAMKILKGALEAYPGRVEPVSAQ, from the coding sequence ATGAGGTTTTCTAACAGAATCACCGCTATGCAGTCTTCTCCTATCAGAAGGCTCATTCCATACGCAGATGAGGCAAAAGCAAAAGGGAAAAAAGTGTACCATTTGAATATCGGACAGCCGGATATCAAGACTCCTCCCTCTTTCCTCCAGGCTATTAAAGATTTTGCACAGGATGTTATCGCCTACTCCACTTCTCAGGGCAGCAATGAACTTCGAGATGCCATGAGAAAATATTACGAAAGCTATGACATCCACTTCGAAAGAGATCACATTCTCGTAACAAACGGCGGAAGCGAAGCCATTATGTTTTCTATTATGGCTACATGCGACCCTGGTGATGAAATTCTTATTCCCGAACCTTTCTACGCTAATTACAACGCCTTTTCAAGATGCGTTAACGTCAATATTGTCCCAATCACTACAAAAGCTGAAGAAGGATTCCACCTTCCTCCGCAGGAAAAAATCGAAGCGGTCATTACTCCCAAGACACGATGCATTCTCATTTCCAACCCCGGTAACCCCACAGGTGCCATCTACACAATAGAAGAAATGAAGATGCTAGCCGACATTGCCAAGAAACACGACCTGTATATCATAGCTGACGAAGTCTATAGAGAGTTCGTCTATGACGGACTTAAATATACAAGTTTTGGCAATCTTCCTGACGTGGAAGATAGAGTTATTATCGTTGATTCCGTGTCAAAACGCTATAGCGCATGTGGAGCTCGCATCGGTTGTATAGCTTCGAAAAACGAAGCTCTTATGAAAGAAATTCTCAAGCTTTGCCAGGGTCGTCTCTGTGTTCCTACCATTGAGCAGGTAGGAGCTACTGCCCTGTATAGCACCCCCGTTTCATATCTTGAAGATGTAAATAAGGAGTATCAGACACGCAGAGACACTCTTTACAATGCACTGAAAGAAATACCCGGTGTCATTTGCGAACAGCCTAAAGGCGCTTTCTACGTTGTAGTCAAAATGCCCGTTGACGATGCCGAAAAGTTTGTCATCTGGATGCTTCTGAATTATGACATCAACGGAGAAACAATGATGGCTGCTCCAGCTGAAGGCTTCTACGGCACTCCAGGCCTGGGCAAAAACGAAGCTCGCCTTGCCTACGTACTCAACAATGAAGATCTTGTAAAAGCCATGAAAATTCTTAAAGGTGCTCTTGAAGCCTATCCAGGACGTGTAGAGCCTGTATCAGCTCAGTAA
- a CDS encoding CDC48 family AAA ATPase, with translation MPLRVKEALSKDVGRCIARIDPEDIKRYGLSEGQIIEIAGKRKTPARVLACDSGDMGQKTIQIDGITRENARVGLDEKISIRKTDHHFAGSITLRPLTSTPLLEKERDSVYLSSLLEGLPVVEGDRIRTNLYGTRTCDFLVVDTTPKNIVLISSATYINVEKQMTKEQKATRISYEDIGGLGPQIQRVREMIELPLRFPQVFDRLGVQPPKGVLLYGPPGTGKTVIARAVANETDVYFTHISGPEIIGKFYGESEERLRNVFDEAQAHAPAIIFIDEIDAIAPKREEMGGEKQVERRVVAQLLALMDGLESRGQVIVIGATNIPNTLDPALRRPGRFDREISVPIPDRNGRFEILQIHTRGMPLAEDVDLMRLAEITHGFVGADIEALAKEAAMSSLRRILPSIDYEKADIPYDELLSMNVSMGNFLDALKEVEPSAIREVFVEVPDVTWNDIGGLESIKQELIEAVQWPLEHSNVYEKFGITPPQGILLYGPSGTGKTLLVRALAHESGVNFIPVKGPALMSKYVGESERAIREVFKKAKQASPSILYFDEIESLVPIRGRDSGSGASFTERVISQFLAEMSGIEELKGVTVLATTNRIDLIDPALLSSGRFDVVLELPMPDAKARLEIFQIHLQKKPLAEDIHIEDLVSVTEGRSGGDIDFICRKASALAIRDYLKNGKSDIPRIEKEHFETALSFLKSNLQKG, from the coding sequence ATGCCACTACGAGTCAAAGAAGCTCTATCGAAAGATGTGGGAAGGTGTATTGCACGAATAGACCCAGAAGATATTAAAAGATATGGACTGTCTGAAGGTCAAATCATAGAAATTGCAGGCAAAAGAAAGACTCCAGCCAGAGTATTGGCTTGCGATTCTGGCGATATGGGACAAAAAACGATACAAATCGATGGAATAACCCGAGAAAACGCTCGCGTAGGTCTCGACGAAAAGATTTCTATACGGAAGACTGACCATCACTTTGCGGGCAGCATTACTCTCCGCCCTCTGACGTCTACCCCTCTTCTCGAAAAAGAACGGGATTCCGTCTATCTTAGTTCTCTTCTTGAAGGTCTGCCTGTTGTAGAAGGAGATCGCATACGAACCAACCTTTACGGTACGAGGACATGTGATTTTCTTGTTGTTGACACTACGCCTAAGAATATTGTTCTTATCAGCAGTGCTACCTATATAAACGTTGAAAAACAAATGACAAAAGAACAAAAAGCTACACGTATCTCTTATGAAGACATCGGCGGTCTTGGGCCTCAAATACAGCGCGTTCGAGAAATGATTGAGCTTCCCCTGCGTTTTCCTCAAGTTTTTGACAGACTCGGCGTTCAACCACCCAAAGGAGTACTTTTATATGGCCCGCCAGGAACAGGTAAAACTGTTATTGCCAGAGCTGTCGCAAACGAAACAGATGTATATTTCACTCATATTTCAGGGCCTGAAATTATAGGAAAATTTTATGGAGAAAGCGAAGAGCGCCTTCGTAATGTCTTTGATGAAGCACAGGCACATGCTCCAGCTATTATTTTTATAGATGAAATAGATGCAATTGCTCCCAAACGAGAAGAAATGGGCGGGGAAAAGCAGGTGGAACGACGTGTCGTTGCGCAACTTCTCGCTCTGATGGACGGACTTGAATCTAGAGGACAAGTTATCGTTATAGGTGCCACCAATATTCCCAACACTTTAGATCCAGCACTTCGTCGTCCCGGACGATTCGACAGGGAAATTTCTGTTCCTATTCCCGACCGCAATGGACGTTTTGAAATTTTACAAATTCATACACGGGGAATGCCGTTGGCAGAAGACGTTGATTTAATGCGTCTCGCCGAAATTACCCACGGTTTCGTAGGTGCAGATATTGAAGCATTGGCCAAAGAAGCAGCCATGTCTTCCCTTAGACGTATTCTTCCCAGTATCGATTATGAAAAAGCCGATATTCCTTACGATGAACTCCTTTCAATGAATGTCTCTATGGGGAATTTTCTTGACGCATTGAAAGAGGTCGAACCATCTGCAATACGCGAAGTATTTGTTGAGGTACCTGACGTAACATGGAATGATATTGGAGGACTTGAATCAATAAAGCAAGAGCTTATAGAAGCTGTTCAATGGCCTCTTGAACACAGTAATGTTTATGAAAAATTTGGAATAACTCCACCACAAGGTATCTTGTTATACGGACCTTCCGGAACAGGAAAGACGTTGCTTGTTCGCGCATTGGCACACGAAAGCGGCGTTAACTTCATTCCTGTAAAAGGTCCTGCCCTTATGTCTAAATATGTTGGAGAAAGTGAAAGAGCCATTCGTGAAGTCTTCAAAAAAGCTAAGCAAGCTTCTCCTTCTATTCTTTATTTCGACGAAATAGAATCCCTCGTTCCTATTCGTGGACGAGATAGTGGATCTGGGGCCAGCTTCACAGAGCGTGTCATAAGTCAGTTTCTCGCAGAAATGAGTGGAATTGAAGAGCTTAAGGGAGTGACAGTCCTGGCAACAACCAACAGAATAGATCTTATTGATCCCGCTCTTCTGAGCAGCGGTCGATTTGATGTTGTTCTTGAACTTCCCATGCCTGATGCAAAAGCTCGACTTGAGATTTTCCAGATACATTTGCAGAAAAAGCCTCTAGCGGAAGACATTCATATCGAAGATCTGGTCTCTGTCACAGAAGGTCGAAGCGGTGGCGATATAGATTTTATATGTCGAAAAGCATCAGCTCTCGCTATTCGAGACTATCTTAAAAATGGGAAAAGCGATATTCCTCGTATTGAGAAAGAACATTTTGAAACAGCCTTATCCTTTTTAAAAAGCAATCTTCAAAAAGGATAA